The genomic segment GATGGGTATAAATACTACTCCCCGCGGCACTCATTCATTTTCTCCAAGTGCCGCGTTCTCTTGCTCTTCTGCTTTCTCCTGCCCCTTCACTACTATAGATCAAAGCACAGCTCCTGCGGCCGGAGAGGACCTTCAGAAAAGCACCTTTGTCTCGCACAGAACCATGGTGAAGGCTACCCCCGCTGGCCAACGACAAGCTCCCCTCAACTCCTCACGCTTCAACGAAGCCACCCGTGCTCAGCTCTACGAGGGCTTCACGCTTCAACGAAGCCACCCGTGCCTCTCCCGTAGAGCGAGGGTGGCTTCCTCGTCTTGAAGATGCGCGGGTGCCAGCATGAGATTGATCTCCTTCGAATTAGTACAACACGCATGCAGAATTGATCTCCTTTCAATTAGTACGTACTACCATGCATGCAAGATTATGAGCAAGAACAATGTGCCCTGCAACCTGAATTGCAAACAACACCGGAAAAGAACACAGAATCCTACTTACCGCACGTTGATTATTCAGGTGTTGTATACTACCATGCTACTGCTCCGGTGCCcgctggcggcggcgctgcgCGTCCTGGTGTCTGAGTCCGCGTGCGCGTGCGTGTTGGTGTCCGACATCGAGTCAACGGCGCGAGCCGTGCTGCCGTGGTTCTACGTCACCGACCTGCACCCGGGCGTGTGGCGCTCACGGACACGGTGAGGGTCATGGCCGAGCCATTTTCTCAGGGAGTGCCTCGGCGCCGACACCGTCGCGGGCACCGAGCTCGCCTTGTGGCGCTGGCGTGCCACGGGCTTCGTGGACGCGTACGTGCAGGGGTGTGCTAGTGGGACGTCGCAAGGTCAAGGCGCTGCGGGAGATCTTCGCCGCCGATGGTTACACGTCCAACGTCGGCCTTGGGGACATCCGGTCCAACTACCCCTTCATGACTATGTTCAAATTCTGGAGATGTCTAGGCTTGCAGAGCTTTTTGAGAGATAACAAGGTTGGGAACAAATCAATTCTATTTCTCTTTTATCTTTTTGGAATTGCTGTGTTTTCTGTGTTGAGCTGTTGAACCTCGCCGGCCCTCTCCTTAGAGTGCACCGAGGTTGAGGGTGAGCGGTATATCCGAACCGTTGCTATCATGAAGCCTTcataaatgaatatgttaaatattattaaattcataaataaatattaatatatctaaaattgatgaacatatattttttagactttttttatcatattctgtgaaaaaaaaacgGTCGACTTAGACGTGCCAATCCGCCTAGTTATTCTCAGCACAGGACATAAAAACCCTGGCCTTCAGACACACGCTTCCACATCGATCTTTTTTCGTTCTTACCATCTTTTTATTCATGATTACACATCTGACAATAAAAGCTATCGATGCATGCATACGGACGTCCTTGGTTAACTCTACACCCAGAGCGCGCCGGCGCTCATGAGCATGGGCACGAGCTCGCCGTCGAGGTGCAGCGCCATGACCCTGTTGGTGCCGCCGACGAGGTTCCCGCCCACGAACACCGCCGGCACGGAGGGGCCGCCGCCGAGCCTCCTGGCGAGCTCGCGCTCAATCTCCCGGCCTCGGGGGTTCCTGTCCAGCTCGTACACGGCCGCGTTCACTCCCAGGTTGCCCAGGAGCGACGTCACGGCGTGGCACATGCCGCACTCGCTCGCCGTGAACACCACCACCGCACGCTCCGACGCCAGCTTCGCCACGCGATCCATTGGCAGCTTCCGCTTACGGTGCCGGCCGGAAGGTTCTAGAGGCTTCTAGTCTCTTCCTCAGGTGAGATTAATTGGAAGGTGATGTGTTGTTTCTTGCTGCTGGACGGGTTCATAGTTCCCCTTTTATAAGCTGGAAAAGCTGATGTCATCTACTTGCACTCTTGGATTAAGATTCTTAATTAAGTAGCAATTGATAGAATTTGCTAAACCTGTTAATATGCCTGGAACATAGCTAGATTTGGTTGTTCTATAATAACTAACAAATTATTCTTCTGATCCAGTGCGGAGCAGGTTCAAGATTGGAAAGTTTTGGATAAGCATCCATCTTGGCGTTCATGCATGGCTGCCTTGGAACGTTGGAATATTTCCTCACGACTCACGAATTGGCCTTACGCAATTTGTTTCGAAAGGTGAGCTCTTGCAAAATTTCCTATATATGCCTAGACCTGAAAAAGGAAGTATCTTTTCAAAAGCACTAGGGCAAGTATATTAAGTACACGTCAGTCGTCTGGTCGTCTCATGCAATAATACATTTATGTTTTAGTGAtgcggaggagagagagggggagataAGAGAAAGATGTCGTTATTTCGTGAACAATAATCTTATAAACTAAAGTTTAGGACTACGTAACTATTTTCACACTATTACACGAGTTAGAGATTGTCTATTAAATTATCTCAAAATTATATGTCAATATATTAGACTGCCTATAAGATGGCACCAATATACTTGCCCTGAGGATAGAACTGcaaagatttttgtgaagattttTTTTGGAGATGCTGAGCTACAGTTATAAGCTTACATTCTTTTTTAAAGTACAAGGTCAAATGCGCACACACCACATTCATATCCATACACATCCATATGGATTGGAGGTATAACTTCACGTAGCGCCATGTGTAGTATCACATGTCTAAATAAGATTGGAGGTATAACTTTACATAGCGCCAACACACGCATCGACCACTGAATGCATCCACATGCACATGTACTATTCATTATGagaattaataaaaaaatatgagtaCATGTGTTGAGTCTAGGACTCAAACCTGAGTGGGCAGGTTTCACCTAAGGACCCTATAAGCATATATCTCTTGGAAGtgtatacatgcatgtattaaCACTTGTACATTTAGATTCAAGTAATGAAGTATTCTTTGTATCGAACACGCAAAAACTTTACGTGTCAAATTTATAGAAACAAATATCCCAAAATGGACACACATTTACAACACGCATCAGGCCGAAAATAATTTGATTCATGAACTTAAGTATTTTTTCCCCCGAACACACAAAAGTTTTGGGTGTCAAATTTATAGAAACAAATGCCCAAATGAACAGACATTTACAACACGCATTGGGCCGAGCGCATAAGCCGCACAATATATAGTTTGATTCAAGTACTGAAGTACACATGTAATCCGAACGACCGTGCGTTTCTTCTCAAGTGTTGTATTCAACATTAACACCACTTCATCTATCTCAACACACAACCAAAATTTCGAGCATACTGCtaaagagaagaaggaaaaatcAGAGAAAGTTAGTGCATGGAATCAAACCAacaatacatttttcatcatcCAGAAAGCCAAAGAGGGAAGAACAAATCTATGCGTTCTCTGTCCATGATCTGATCATGCAGTAATACTACTTGCCGGCAGCGCCACGAGCTGTTATCTGGTCAGCGACGCGCCTATGCCGAGTGGAGGACCGCGACGAAGGTGAAGTCGCGGCTGCATCAACCTCGGATCGAACTCATCGACGGCGTCGAGGATAtcgtgctcctgctcctgcagaGCGTGGCAAATAAACATAGGGGGCAACTTTGAGTGACTACAAACATATCATAAAGAAACAGATCAAGAGCAAATTAGCTCTAATCATACATAATACTCTAAGCATTAGGAACTTTCTGAGTTAACCAAAACTTTCGTCAAACTAAATATAAAAAGAaatcttacaactcaaatacgtTGATTACATTAGTGGTATTTGGATCAATCTAGGCAGAGTTTGCAGCGTTCCTTGTAagatactgtcggtgtattaggaaccaggggtccctgaatcccgagaccgggccggccgtccgccacatgtcaccatcccgcgagatccaccctgcaggataagaagaaactaagtcccgggggaaggtgctcggggccgtagcctctaggttcccgagcaccccagttccccgatgatccgcagagtccaagtaccgggaagaaagtgctcggaaggtttctcacttacccccgagtactgtagtcccccgatgatccaaacaccgaagtgctcgggagagagtgctcagggctgcacgtggcagcccccgaggactcggttccccgaaggtctcacccaagtactcgggagagagtgctcggggctgcacgtggcagcccccgaggactcggttccccgaaggtctcaccgaagtgctcgggagagagtgctcggggctgcacgtggcagcccccaaggactcggttccccgaaggtctcaccgaagtgctcgggagagagtgctcggggctgcacgtggcagcccccgaggactcggttccctgaaggtctcacccaagtgctcgggagagagtgctcggggctgcacgtggcagcccccgaggactcggttccccgaaggtctcactcaagtgctcaggagagagtgctcggggctgcacgtggcagcccccgaggactcggttccccgaaggttcgagcaagatcgtccgacgacccgaagggtcccatcgtcggggtgtcagccagtcaaaggcccaatgccgcatttaataggcacgcgcggcctgacatcctgacatcctgacattctcagctgtccacgccccagtgtcagaccctgccatgcactggcagggggcgtgggtccattaaatgcacgggtcccgtcccgtttcatccgggtgcctcgggataacgttgccagaatcgaagcgctccgcctgccaccctgccctggcagaaaaacaagacagggtgggcgcatcgggcacctctgaggctgcccggtgggcccccttaatggcgcccgagggcatccacagtggcgggtggtcggatgcgcgccgtatttttccaccgcccctgtcacttcgccaagacggaatgatgacgcctttctccgtggcaccttggcactcgcaccctctctttcccattcaggatatgtcgaggtcggcgcgcctataaaaggaaaggatggagaacacgtaaaagtggagaaaaaaggaagaggacgcagacgctcacagaaaaaagcccgacaacgcacacgctcgaaccagctcaagccaagctagaacacgagagcctcaagctctctgtaagcggctctctcttgtaaccagatacatccttgaagaattcccttcaaggatagatatagcactcacacaggagtagggtgttacgcccccgtgcggcccgaacctgtctaaaccccggtgcatccatctttctcgcactaggacgatcatctcccaccagccactgcgtttatttccgtttcccgcttatttcccaaacaagctcgttcaggatcatccccccggccgaatctctaaaaaggggtctctcgggatctctgcgacaggagttcatcctccgacagatacacagaagaatatttcctcaacgggacGACTCTTTTTGGGTGTATTTCAAGAACTTGTATGAACTATACCAGGAAGATGCTTTTGACATGACTATAGTCAGAACgtggactctataagtgacttatatatataaatcatttatatgattttgtaccttgaaattgtatAGTTAACTTTTctatttcgtagaatggagaaccGTGCATGCAGACAACAAGTTGATCATAAAGTAAAATTTATCGaccctgggcttgtgaaccagacgcttgtaagggagagtccagacttcaccgagaactatatattgaagtgtctactttaccactaataaaaaaaattcatactcttactctacagctatgagtacgtgcTTGCACGTCTGGGCATTCTGCTTTTATGGGTAACTTGATTCctgtactaatttgctatgataACATAATATTACTGCATCTTTCAttggatccttcttgtcatccacccaTACTTGAGTAAGATTATTATCTTAGACTCATAAAAGATAgctcagacgacttaccaaaacctcatcgacatgctaaataggtaaactcgatcatttcattgtctcgacgattgcatctaagtttaaatggtatttatattcatgtacaggacgtacacaagataccgtaaAAAGAGTATTATTCATTTTCCATTCAGAaaggagtataatgtaaaaaccgactttccggtacgcatgtaatattcatgtcttgcatttcttactgaataaaaaggtttaaTTCGTTTCACTGATGAAtcattttctcttgaagtgtatgaggcagccacctggCAAGAATCTTCGCGtattttatgttctaactttcatgcatggattcagcccggacggagacgctgtcagggtcaatgatcttgaggtatgaaatatcATATCGATgctttcttttcaatttctacacgtgttcaaggactaattcttttgattattcaaatacaacaaaagagttATAACCTGTACAAATAAATGTTattcaagaacagatcatcgggttcttcatggaacatattatcaacccaaaaggtgagtttcatgaactgatcGTGCCGTCGACCAGTGACAAACCATCAGATTACACCGGaccttctagtacagagtatgcgacaaggcgGAAGTCTACCAGAGGATTAGATGGCTTACATATCtccaaatgacaccattttaatAAAAGATATTAATTACATGCACTAATAtaggatatgaattactatgtattaaggTGTATTTCGGAGTTGGTAATATCGGacgactcttcgacagaatggcAGTCTAACgatgatgtgaaggaggagcaagaagcagtggctCATCAGTGTGCTCAAGAGGAgaaggatgagaggctggcccatcaATTATGCGTTGCGGCAAGAAGCAACCTCCCGTAAGCATAcacaagaggaggaggacgagagggtggcctgtCAGTGCGCTACGGAGGAGGTCGAATGCTCAAACTGTACCAGCGTTTAGGAGtcggacttcgatgtctttgacacgtcggcgagcctggagcttagaTGACGCTGCAGTCGATCAGGCGTGACCAGGTCCTCCGCTctaccaccatcggcccccatGTCCCCGCATGTACAGACGCCATCAGCCGTCCACGCGGAGACATAGTCCTCATtacgggagaggtagaggggtAATGGACTGGCTCAATTCGACTGACTTTTCAGAAGGTGACCTGTGAAaattattatgtatatatgtgtgacatgaattactatgtattaatgaaaatgcctttattattaatttacattatatatgtctcattatatgtatgtattgagtgggagagagacggagtGATCTacgaaagagagggagagagaacagGGCTAAAGTAGAAGGGGAGGTACAATACTACCAGTTGAAATTACCAGCCGAGAGTGATACTTaaaacatcactgccggtcgaatctttcagccgacagtgataacctcTTTCATTGTCGACCTACGGAACCAGCtgtgatattttttattatcacTATCTGTTATTTACTGTAACTCTAAAATTAATAGTAAAAAAGGTTTTAGAATCAACAGTAAAGGTGATTTCTGTATTAGTGGGAACTCGTCAACGGCATCGAGGATATCgcgctcctgctcctgctcttGCAGAGCGTGGCGTGACAGGAGGCCAGAGTCGGCGACGAGGTGCGACTGCGCAGCGGATCCGCGGAGGacgacacggccagggggaatCACACGGCGGTGAGCGGAGGGGAAGTTGCCCGGCGGTGAATGGAGGGCCCCAGCAGGCGTGTACTGGTATCAATCATGGGGCACTCTAAGGTAAGCCTTGTACCGTGGGTTctacttcagagttcagaccgGGACATCGAACCGTACGGATCAGGAAAAAGAAATGCAACTTGTACGCCGCAGATCGATGCGAATCTCGCCGACAATGTCGCCCGGCAAACGTCGGCGAGGCAGGTACCAACAAAGCCAATAAAGATGACACAGCATTAGTCACCATTACGTGTTACGAGTTTTATAAAGACGTATTACTTAATAATAACTCCGAGTTAGACCCATGTATCTCTTGGGTTGAAAAGCTCAATCAATTTTGCCTAAAAAGCTCTAGACAAACCAAGAAATTTTACAAGTACTAGTTTGAACTTGTGGTAGAAATTCATGCTTAGATTAGAAATTCTGGTATCTCTACAACAGATAATTTAGTGTGTGTTCGAATTCTTGCTTCTGACAAACTTAAGATAACATAATTGTTCTGTTTCATAATACAATATGATGGGGAAAATACAAGAACAAATGTAGTCCAGGCAATTACCATGTCTATAACACATTTGATTAGTCATATCAAATAGATTAGTGGGAGCTAAGTTGCCTTTTTTTAATACTATAGGAATAAACTGGGTTGCTCTCCACGTCATTGCCGTCCTTCCGATACAAGACTATCCTCTCTGTAATACTATTCTGGTGTCCTGAAACCTTGCTAACCTCTGTATCTGAACCACCAGTTTTTGCAGGATTAAAGTGTTGAcgtaagatcatctctaacagatactttaaaaatttatcctctataatactattacagtatcccttaacattattacagtattccctattttttctatctccaacagctactctatttcctaccttctactaaTTTCCATCACTCATCGGATCCACAGTCATACGTAACTACAGTGATACGGGTCCTTATTTCTGGCCGCAACTTTGCCagccctctctcctctcccgcTTCCCTATTCATGCTGATACTAAAGCTACTGAGGCGGTTGCCGACGTCACGGATTGGCAAAGGACAGCCACAGTCTTCGGCATAGTAGAATACGGCGAGGAAACCGATTTAGCTTGAGTTGGTCTAAGTGAACAGCCAAGATAGTGAAGCAGGGAGAATGTAGTATGGGGTTGTCCACCTGTGCGCTTGCCGCTAGTCGAGCTCTTGCTTTAGTTCTTGATTTCTTGTTTGATTAAATATCTTATGTGTGAACCTTGTGTGTCCTATGCTTCATTGTGTACTGGTGTTCAAATTAGTATctgattgttgttgttgttcataTCTTTGCTTATTAAGTGCAGGAGGCAAAAATATAGGCtatttcctcctcttcttttttttcaagtGTTAATTAGTGACAGATCTAGATTAGACCCGTTATGTTATTAATGTATAGCTATTAGTGACGAGTTTGAATTAGACCTATCATTAATGTATAGTTATTAGCGATGTGTTTGAATCTAGACCCGTCGTTGATGTATAGCCACCAGTGATGGGTCTAGATCACTGATATATGTCATTAATGATGGATgcaaacccatcactaatgtaccTATATTAATGACACGTTCAAAATAACGAAAAATTTACCTCTCACTAATTTCTTGTTCATATCGACCAATGATTCCAACTTTCCGAGAAAGGTTCAGGAGATATGTATATAGCATCTGCACTGTGCAGCTCCACCTGTAGTCTCGATCGATCTCTTCGGTGCTTATCGGAATCTATATATCCGGATCGATTCGCGCGATCTTTGTCATCGATCTCTATATCATCATGCATGCTACTTGTCGACGGaccgccaccaggatgccatgCCGCGGCGGTCCGACGACGGCCGGCGCCATCGCGCGCTCGCGGTTTCGGGATTTGGAAATGTGCATCGGACCTGgacacgcatgcatgcacgaGGAGCCAACGCGAACAAATCAAAGATCGCTCGATGCTGACGAGGTATATGCATCGATCCTGGATTCCTGATGAAAAATGCTAGCTGCAGTTTCAGCATCTGTCCAGCTTCATCCAGCTGCACGATGACAAGCTAGCTAGTGCTTCCGTGAGGCTGATTCCGTTTATCAGCGGCCTCCTGCATACAATGCATGCTCTGATTCTTCTTCTCGATCGTGCTTGGGTTACCTGATGCTCAAGCACATGCATGACGACCAAATGGATTAGTTGCATTGGGATAGAGATGCATCTGATCTGAGATATGACACACGTACAGGCC from the Phragmites australis chromosome 19, lpPhrAust1.1, whole genome shotgun sequence genome contains:
- the LOC133900890 gene encoding glutaredoxin-C10-like, translating into MDRVAKLASERAVVVFTASECGMCHAVTSLLGNLGVNAAVYELDRNPRGREIERELARRLGGGPSVPAVFVGGNLVGGTNRVMALHLDGELVPMLMSAGALWV